The genomic region ATATTGTAGCCCTTGCAGATGTAGACTGGAAATATGCAGCCGGAACCTTTAACAGGTATCCCAAAGCTAAGAAGTATAAAGATTATCGAAAGATGTTCGATGATATGAGCAAAGATATTGATGCTGTTGTGATTGCCACTCCGGATCATACTCACGCGATAACAGCTGCAGATAGTATGAAATTAGGCAAGCATGTGTATCTTCAAAAGCCACTTACCCATTCTATTTATGAATCACGTTATTTAACCCAATTAGCAAAAGAAACTGGAGTAGCCACGCAAATGGGAAATCAGGGACATTCTGGTGAAGGCACTCGATTATTCGCCGAATGGATACAAAATGGCGAAATTGGCGACCCGATAGAAGCCCATTCCTGGACAAATCGCCCTATATGGCCCCAGGGACTGGAACGACCAAAAGAGCAACCTCCTGTTCCCGCTACCCTGGATTGGGATCTTTTTATCGGTCCTGCTAACTACAGACCTTACCATCCTTCGTATACCCCATGGAACTGGAGAGCATGGTGGGATTTTGGAACCGGCGCTTTAGGCGACATGGGATGTCACCTGATAGATCCGGTATATTTTGCCCTAAACCTGGGACAGCCTATCGCCTTTGAGGGAAGTTCTTCACAGGTCAATACTGAAAGTGCCCCTATAGCCGAAAAGGTGACCTACTACTTCCCGGAAAGAAAAAAGCTGAAAAACATAAAAATGCCCGAACTCAAATTTACCTGGTATGACGGCGGTTTATTACCAGAACGACCTGAAGGTATGATCCCTGGAAAAATCATGGGAGACGATGGCGGCGGAGCTATGGTTGTAGGAACTAAAGGAACCATTATTTGTAGTACTTACGGTCGTGATCCCTATATCGTAGGCAGGGAAAACGATCCTCCTAAGGTTAAAAAAACCATCCCACGTGTTTCTACCAGTCACGAAATGGATTGGGTTAGAGCCTGTAAAGAACCTAAGGGAAGCCGTACGGAAGCCAGTTCTAATTTTATGTATTCAGGACCGTTTAATGAAGTGGTGGTGATGGGAGATCTGGCCGTGCGTTTACAGGATTTAAAGAAAAAACTGGAATGGGATGCCGAAAAAATGGAAATCACCAATATCAATGATAACGAAGAAATTAGGGTGGTAACTTCTGATAAGTTTACCGTGGTAGAAGGGGATCCTAAATTCGATACCCAGTATGCCACAATTAATGCAAAACAGGCATCACAAGAGTATATCAAACATAATTACAGAGAAGGTTGGAAATTATCATAATAACAGGTTGTATATAAATATAAAAGAATGAAAAGAAAAATAAGCTCATCAGGAATTACAAAAACGATCAATTTGCAGTTGGCAGCGCTTTTTATATCAGGTACTGTGCTGATAGGCTGTGGAGAAAGCAAAAAGAAATCATCAGACGAAGAGACAGTCGATACGGCAGCAAATACTGAAGAAACAGTTGCGGCTACCTCTCCCAATCAACTATCTGAAAAAGAGAAAGAAGAGGGTTGGAAATTATTGTTTGACGGTAAAAGCACCGATGGTTGGCGAGGCTACCTTAAAGATTCTTTCCCTGAAAAAGGATGGATCATTGAAGACGGAGCCTTAAAAGTTCAGGGGGCAGGTACTGGAGAAGCCGGTAATGGAGGAGATATCATCTTTGATGAGGAATTTAAAGATTTTGAACTTTCCCTGGAATGGAAAATTTCGGAAGGAGGAAACAGCGGAATTTTTTATTTAGCAGAAGAGATAGAAGGAGAGCCTATTTTCACTTCGGCTCCTGAAATGCAGATTCTTGATAATGACAGGCATCCGGATGCCAAATTAGGTAAGGATGGCAACAGGCAGGCGGGCTCTTTATACGATTTAATACCTGCCAGACCACAAAATGCTAAACCTGTAGGAGAATGGAATAAAGTGTCTGTTCTTGTATACCGGGGAACTGTTGTACATACCCAAAACGGCGAAAATGTTGTGGAATATCACTTATGGACCGATGAATGGAAAGAAATGATTAAAGACAGTAAGTTTAAAGACTGGAAGAGTTTTCTAAATGCCGGAGGGGATGATAAAAAAGGCTATATCGGACTTCAGGATCATGGCGATGATGTATGGTTTAGAAATATAAAAATAAAAGAGCTATAAGAATCATAAACCGTTTATTATCATAAAATAGCAACACAAAAGCCTTACAGAAAATGTAAGGCTTTTGCATTTCAATGAAGTAGAAAAATAATCAATCCATATTCCAAATAGCTAAAAAACGTTCTTTAAACGCTAATGCTTCATCTTTAGAATGACCATCTTCAATATATAGCTTCATGGATAAGATTCTTTTTTGTCCACTGGGATGTGAGAACACTTCTCCTCCAAATATCTCCTGAAGTGTTTCAAAATCACCTTGAATCAATTTGAATTTTTCCGGCTTTTTAATATGAATCAAATGAATTGCGATCAGATCTGCCAGATACTCGGCTTTTTGATAGTCATTGGTGCTATTTCCCTTTGGAATAGTCGCTGCAAGATTAAATATCTTCGCCTGAGGTAGCGTTGCCATATGAGCTACTTCATGAGTAAGAGCAAAGAGCTGAATGGCTTCATTCTCTAAATCAATCAATCCCTGACTCACTTCTAAATAATCCGAAGCAGCACCCGCATCAATAT from Zunongwangia profunda SM-A87 harbors:
- a CDS encoding Gfo/Idh/MocA family protein, which translates into the protein MDDKKEKKTFSRRKFISRTATVAAGISIVPRHVLGGVGYTAPSDALNIAGIGVGGMGAANLGNITGQNIVALADVDWKYAAGTFNRYPKAKKYKDYRKMFDDMSKDIDAVVIATPDHTHAITAADSMKLGKHVYLQKPLTHSIYESRYLTQLAKETGVATQMGNQGHSGEGTRLFAEWIQNGEIGDPIEAHSWTNRPIWPQGLERPKEQPPVPATLDWDLFIGPANYRPYHPSYTPWNWRAWWDFGTGALGDMGCHLIDPVYFALNLGQPIAFEGSSSQVNTESAPIAEKVTYYFPERKKLKNIKMPELKFTWYDGGLLPERPEGMIPGKIMGDDGGGAMVVGTKGTIICSTYGRDPYIVGRENDPPKVKKTIPRVSTSHEMDWVRACKEPKGSRTEASSNFMYSGPFNEVVVMGDLAVRLQDLKKKLEWDAEKMEITNINDNEEIRVVTSDKFTVVEGDPKFDTQYATINAKQASQEYIKHNYREGWKLS
- a CDS encoding 3-keto-disaccharide hydrolase, with translation MKRKISSSGITKTINLQLAALFISGTVLIGCGESKKKSSDEETVDTAANTEETVAATSPNQLSEKEKEEGWKLLFDGKSTDGWRGYLKDSFPEKGWIIEDGALKVQGAGTGEAGNGGDIIFDEEFKDFELSLEWKISEGGNSGIFYLAEEIEGEPIFTSAPEMQILDNDRHPDAKLGKDGNRQAGSLYDLIPARPQNAKPVGEWNKVSVLVYRGTVVHTQNGENVVEYHLWTDEWKEMIKDSKFKDWKSFLNAGGDDKKGYIGLQDHGDDVWFRNIKIKEL